In Trichoderma asperellum chromosome 1, complete sequence, a single window of DNA contains:
- a CDS encoding uncharacterized protein (EggNog:ENOG41): MSAPSSLLRQATQKSMSITQTYYLAHKARAKLSREAAQPDHDLRLLVGHANLLDSLMLELAEAEREQERWFNQSVRNSKSTSAANNKRHIQWADRIEEEAVDEEEYDSDSSVDSDDESDYDEMEENTRTTISPASTIKVVEDEVMADDDLEEDYAHLGLVRTPSHSNSPPELVDHESDESSDDEAMPPSPVDAELPLPEKSEQESEESYYQEEDFYLGRRSPAGLVSAISVY, translated from the coding sequence ATGTCTGctccatcatcattgctGCGACAAGCTACCCAAAAGAGCATGTCCATCACTCAGACCTACTACCTGGCCCACAAGGCCCGAGCAAAGCTCTCTCGCGAGGCTGCTCAACCCGATCACGATCTCCGTCTCTTGGTCGGACACGCTAACCTCCTCGACTCTCTGATGCTTGAACTTGCCGAGGCTGAGCGAGAGCAAGAGCGATGGTTCAACCAGTCTGTCCGCAACTCCAAGAGCACCTCGGCCGCCAACAACAAGCGACACATTCAGTGGGCCGATCGGATCGAAGAGGAGGCtgtcgacgaggaggaatACGACTCTGACTCTTCAGTCGACTCTGACGACGAATCCGACTACgacgagatggaggagaacACCCGCACCACAATCAGCCCCGCCTCCACAATCAAGGTTGTCGAGGACGAGGTCATGGCTGACGACGATCTCGAGGAGGACTACGCCCACCTCGGCCTTGTTCGAACTCCATCTCACTCCAACTCCCCTCCGGAGCTGGTCGACCACGAATCTGATGAGTCTTCTGACGACGAGGCCATGCCTCCATCACCTGTCGATGCCGAGCTGCCTCTACCCGAGAAGTCAGAACAAGAGAGCGAAGAATCATATTACCAAGAAGAGGATTTCTATCTGGGCCGCCGATCACCTGCCGGCCTGGTGTCTGCCATCTCAGTCTACTAA
- a CDS encoding uncharacterized protein (EggNog:ENOG41~TransMembrane:1 (o632-655i)) produces the protein MEVSTVPCTLCRKRRVKCDKRLPGCARCEKSSRSCPGYNHLRKFLDESQNLRKKFSSADASPQGSGPIKVHPAAQASSSVSSLSGSLGSAPLPSAISSNTEFTRIQSQPETPPAQPRIQTGAQVEAQAKAQDNDLHDIGLGRPSHDGLSANQGTSDAPFILTDSFSDEDFDARFFDIDPNEYFAEGNNCCGFIPSVSLISDASGLQGPSLSWISDVNLEGYAASGYDPEADKSQTSDKLETEASSPMPDSSSEADQETAYLIRYFAERISPCLDVFDIERFFGHIVPIKAIRSPLLQNALAAIAAKQFGKTKRETYMTSHQSPGRSTLELYSNAAHIDWFYKAASFYDKAIGHMMRLLQTLRDGSPASSPGSTSSIDAGLGLHSAVSPSFKRRRVESSQGSHTIVDDLLAAISVFLLYESLDNRFAEVSRHMSGAQYLLTFNLKQLFESTEINRRNGTYGLHARRAWQASFWNIVCIDWITSYTEQTAPRLDVENSELWKAAGLPMCVVDGVTMPNALCNNGDSGFQMQMTETLACRSLIWIILKTLTLIAAENSGNKTAINGLRENHSACQNSSNESHRWDDVSQHLENWCAALPDTFEPCARIAQRYNNIPTPSDNMASRSEFQSAFQELFYANAMCATAAVLYHFVQLLLLLHKPLNQKPTESHLEFVTKRLHAYRQLSAQIEGHANEICAISLGRPDDPVRQHMVQPLYLAGLCFETHEQRTALAQLLATIQRETGYSTAERVAKLQQHWGWDSTPPALDVS, from the exons ATGGAGGTTTCCACCGTGCCTTGCACGCTCTGCAGGAAGCGGCGGGTCAAA TGCGATAAACGACTACCAGGCTGTGCGCGGTGTGAAAAATCATCCCGGTCATGTCCTGGCTATAATCATCTTCGAAAGTTTCTCGATGAGAGCCAGAACCTTCGAAAAAAGTTCTCTTCTGCCGATGCCAGCCCGCAGGGAAGCGGCCCCATAAAGGTACACCCGGCAGCTCAGGCTTCATCTTCGGTGTCGTCACTCTCAGGCTCACTTGGCTCGGCTCCATTACCCTCGGCAATCTCAAGCAACACTGAGTTTACTCGCATCCAGTCTCAGCCTGAAACACCACCAGCTCAACCTCGAATCCAAACAGGAGCCCAGGTCGAGGCCCAAGCTAAGGCTCAAGACAATGATTTGCATGACATTGGCCTGGGGAGGCCTAGCCATGACGGCTTATCTGCTAATCAAGGGACATCTGATGCACCCTTCATCCTGACTGACAGCTTTTCCGATGAAGACTTCGACGCTAGATTTTTCGATATTGACCCCAACGAATACTTTGCGGAGGGAAATAACTGCTGTGGATTTATTCCTTCCGTCTCTTTGATAAGTGATGCCAGTGGTTTGCAAGGACCATCTCTTTCTTGGATTAGCGACGTCAATCTAGAAGGATATGCAGCGTCCGGATACGATCCAGAGGCAGATAAATCACAAACATCAGACAAGTTGGAGACCGAAGCATCGTCGCCAATGCCTGATTCATCCAGTGAAGCCGATCAAGAGACCGCATATCTGATAAGATATTTTGCGGAACGCATTAGCCCGTGTCTGGACGTGTTTGATATTGAGCGATTCTTTGGACACATTGTTCCTATCAAGGCAATTCGAAGCCCGCTTCTACAAAATGCTCTGGCCGCCATTGCTGCGAAACAATTTGGGAAGACGAAGCGAGAGACATACATGACGAGTCATCAGTCACCGGGGCGATCGACGCTGGAGCTGTACTCTAATGCGGCCCATATCGATTGGTTCTATAAGGCTGCGAGTTTTTATGACAAAGCTATAGGCCATATGATGAGGCTGCTCCAAACATTACGTGACGGCAGTCCAGCTTCATCACCCGGATCTACATCATCTATTGATGCCGGTCTGGGCTTGCATTCAGCAGTATCTCCTTCGTTCAAGAGGCGGCGAGTGGAAAGCAGCCAAGGCTCTCACACTATCGTGGATGATCTCCTCGCGGCAATATCTGTATTTCTGCTCTATGAATCTCTTGATAATCGCTTTGCAGAAGTCTCTAG GCATATGTCTGGTGCACAGTATCTGCTCACTTTCAATCTCAAGCAGCTATTTGAAAGTACGGAAATCAATCGTCGCAACGGAACATACGGACTACATGCTCGAAGAGCATGGCAAGCATCTTTTTGGAACATTGTGTGTATCGATTGGATTACTTCTTACACTGAGCAGACAGCACCACGTCTCGATGTGGAGAATTCTGAGTTGTGGAAAGCCGCAGGTCTACCAATGTGTGTTGTTGATGGAGTCACTATGCCAAATGCGCTCTGCAACAATGGAGATTCGGGCTTTCAGATGCAGATGACAGAGACGTTGGCTTGCAGAAGTTTAATCTGGATAATCCTGAAGACACTGACGCTCATTGCAGCTGAAAACAGTGGCAATAAGACGGCAATCAACGGCTTACGAGAAAACCATAGCGCCTGTCAGAACTCATCTAATGAATCTCATCGTTGGGATGATGTATCCCAGCATCTCGAAAACTGGTGTGCAGCACTGCCGGATACATTTGAGCCTTGCGCGAGAATAGCACAGCGGTATAACAATATACCCACACCTTCAGACAACATGGCATCCAGGTCGGAGTTTCAAAGCGCGTTTCAAGAATTGTTTTATGCCAACGCTATGTGTGCAACGGCCGCAGTTTTATATCACTTTGTTcaacttcttctcttgcttcaCAAACCTCTAAATCAAAAGCCTACAGAGTCACATCTCGAGTTTGTAACTAAACGACTTCATGCTTATCGTCAGCTATCGGCCCAAATCGAAGGGCACGCTAATGAGATATGCGCAATATCCCTGGGGCGGCCGGATGACCCTGTTCGACAGCATATGGTACAGCCTTTATATCTGGCTGGACTTTGCTTCGAGACACACGAGCAGAGGACAGCACTAGCTCAGCTCCTCGCCACTATACAAAGAGAAACTGGGTACTCAACAGCAGAAAGAGTTGCGAAGCTACAACAGCACTGGGGATGGGATAGTACTCCCCCAGCACTCGATGTGTCATAA
- a CDS encoding uncharacterized protein (EggNog:ENOG41), which produces MARNHNVSDNTFGNNAAFIQGGVKTTINIGSPEEEDSSWLEKISQTNPTYDKKRILESKGPFLYKPFCWILDNEDFNRWRNTEKSGVFWIKGDPGKGKTMLLGGLIDNVEENPGNINLTYFFCQATDSRINTATAIIGGLIVSFIKQHQDFRLEIYEKYKGDLNKLNGPDGWYILSDMFEEVTQHPDLPYPVCIVDALDECEQEHGCKQLLKLIIETSGRVKWLISSRNITEIERELQAVDSSRRLSLELKENAEYVTKSVDLYINESIQNIMALKGDEKLQIRVTNTLKSKANGTFLWVALVIEQLRNTKHRHLSKKTRKSTKSYSPPSLQLKDLFVLKNFLHL; this is translated from the exons ATGGCCAGGAATCACAACGTGTCGGATAATACATTTGGAAATAATGCAGCATTTATTCAGGGTGGCGTTAAAACAACAATCAACATTG GTTCcccagaagaggaggatagCTCTTGGCTTGAAAAGATTAGCCAAACGAATCCTACCTATGATAAAAAACGTATTTTAGAGTCAAAGGGACCGTTCTTGTATAAGCCATTTTGCTGGATCCTGGATAATGAAGATTTCAACAGGTGGCGCAATACTGAAAAGAGCGGTGTGTTCTGGATTAAAGGAGATCCCGGGAAAGGGAAGACAATGCTCCTCGGTGGTTTGATCGATAATGTTGAGGAAAATCCTGGAAATATTAATCTTACCTATTTCTTCTGTCAGGCCACAGACTCCAGGATCAATACTGCTACTGCGATTATCGGAGGCTTGATAGTCTCGTTTATtaagcagcatcaagattTTCGTCTAGAAATATACGAAAAGTATAAAGGCGACTTGAATAAACTTAACGGACCTGACGGATGGTATATTCTGTCCGATATGTTTGAAGAAGTTACACAACATCCGGATTTACCATACCCCGTCTGTATTGTTGATGCTCTTGATGAGTGTGAGCAAGAACACGGCTGCAAACAACTTTTAAAGCTAATTATTGAGACGAGCGGCCGTGTCAAGTGGCTTATTTCAAGCCGTAATATAACAGAGATAGAGAGGGAACTCCAAGCAGTCGACTCTAGCCGAAGGCTAAGCCTGGAACTGAAAGAAAACGCTGAATATGTTACTAAATCGGTTGATCTATATATCAACGAATCTATTCAGAATATCATGGCATTGAAAGGCGACGAAAAACTCCAGATCAGGGTGACTAATACCttgaaaagcaaagcaaacgGCACCTTTCTATGGGTAGCTCTTGTCATTGAGCAATTGCGTAATACAAAGCATCGCCAT CTAAGcaaaaagacaaggaagTCTACCAAATCCTACTCTCCACCGTCACTACAGCTGAAAGACCTCTTCGTCTTGAAGAACTTCTTACATTTATAA
- a CDS encoding uncharacterized protein (EggNog:ENOG41~TransMembrane:11 (o87-108i120-138o144-166i175-195o207-228i249-272o278-299i311-334o340-359i371-390o410-428i)) — translation MTAVQNLSSDDETKVIENPIESPNTEASVEEASQQQLQEDEHDGGYGWVCVVCQLMITASTWGVNGAFGVYLAHYISTNAFPGTSEAAYSFIGGLSQSQILIIAPLVTHATRLLGTKPPLFIGAVLEAGALIGASFATKSWHLFLSQGLLFGWGCSFLYIGTIGLIPQWFARRKGIATGVAAAGSGLGGLIYSLSTEAMISNLSVAWAFRITAICTAFTNIVCILLIKDRNKHIQPFQNAFDFRLLKRPALLLIIAWMFLSVIGYTCVLFSLPDNAVQIGLTAHQGAILGALANLGMVIGRPTVGFLSDRYGRLNMVISASFLAGVWCLCLWTSGTSYSALLAFSILGGTVMGTCWPMAGPMLTDAFGIKLLPSTLSILWTSSAIPSAFAEAMALGLRRTHKPVYLDVQIFSGCVFIGASLFLLPLRFKKNVKNLTAAEKN, via the exons ATGACAGCTGTCCAAAATCTTTCCAGTGACGACGAGACAAAAGTTATCGAGAATCCAATCGAGAGTCCCAATACAGAAGCGTCAGTCGAAGAAGCTAGTCAACAGCAATTGCAAGAGGATGAACATGATGGCGGATATGGCTGGGTATGCGTTGTATGTCAGTTGATGATTACAGCAAGTACTTGGGGAGTCAACGGT GCTTTCGGTGTCTATCTCGCTCACTATATTTCGACAAACGCCTTCCCTGGCACATCAGAAGCCGCCTACTCCTTCATCGGTGGTTTATCTCAGTCCCAAATCCTCATCATAGCTCCTCTCGTCACCCACGCCACTAGACTTCTCGGTACCAAGCCTCCGCTGTTCATTGGAGCCGTGTTGGAGGCTGGAGCTTTGATTGGCGCGAGCTTCGCTACAAAATCTTGGCATCTCTTCCTATCCCAAGGCTTGTTATTCGGTTGGGGGTGCTCGTTCCTATACATCGGCACCATTGGCCTTATCCCGCAGTGGTTCGCTCGAAGAAAGGGCATTGCTACTGGAGTCGCAGCTGCGGGAAGTGGTCTGGGAGGTCTCATATACAGTTTATCCACCGAGGCTATGATTTCCAACTTGAGCGTTGCCTGGGCCTTTCGCATAACGGCTATTTGCACCGCCTTTACAAACATTGTTTGTATTCTGTTGATAAAAGACAGGAACAAACACATTCAACCGTTTCAGAATGCGTTTGATTTCCGCCTCCTAAAGAGACCTGCGCTGCTCCTCATCATTGCGTGGATGTTCCTCAGTGTCATTGGATACACATGCGTTCTGTTCTCGCTTCCTGATAATGCCGTTCAGATTGGTCTTACTGCCCACCAAGGTGCCATTTTAGGCGCCTTGGCCAATCTTGGAATGGTTATTGGGAGACCCACAGTTGGCTTTCTCAGTGACCGTTACGGGAGGCTGAACATGGTTATCTCAGCATCCTTTCTGGCAGGAGTATGGTGCTTGTGTCTCTGGACATCGGGCACATCATATTCCGCCTTGCTTGCATTTTCTATTCTAGGAGGAACAGTTATGGGAACATGCTGGCCA ATGGCCGGGCCGATGTTGACAGATGCCTTTGGAATAAAGCTTCTCCCATCTACGCTGTCTATTCTCTGGACTAGTTCTGCTATCCCATCAGCAT TTGCTGAGGCCATGGCTTTGGGACTTCGACGAACGCACAAACCGGTCTATCTCGATGTTCAGATATTCTCCGGCTGTGTGTTTATTGGTGCTTCACTctttttattgcctttgagGTTTAAGAAGAACGTCAAGAACCTCActgcagcagagaagaattAG
- a CDS encoding uncharacterized protein (EggNog:ENOG41) — translation MDALNTISLAGNAVQFVEYAIIAATKAAQIYHSPNGKLKEDAELELIVNDVESSLQNIHSSEDASQAISVSDKTMNGLIEQCVSIAKEIKGIINGCSAKSAGVLHAISKTAQRLSKQSELMELRSRLLILRSEVSSHLIMLIRQEQLKLGEVLQTVVTSNEDMLQNINDKYTEVMKYLKSISQQKQPNMASTATSSDRKSGHRSSEKEFKSIQKDRESRIKDVFTMSVMQGPFDAILDDIERRGIQKRESILQTLNFNQLHERELAVGEAHEGTATWIFDETKPTNFVNWLQKSNGIYWITGKAGSGKSTLMKFLTDHPKTLQYLTEWANGNDLIVAKHYFWSPGTTMQKSQDGLFRALLHQILGQRPELIPTVCADRWNAPHYERSYPWTLKQLAEAFQRLGDLDKVRWKICLFIDGLDEYDGEPTDVIDIIHKIGESDNIKICISSRPWIEFSDAFGGNQPKLELQDFTREDIQKFIKGTLQSDDKFNQLRRRDKTAADGLVLSITEKADGVFLWVFLVVRSLLRGLRNEDDILDLERRLGQLPDDLYKFFDNMLSIIEDVYRERVSRLFLTMTSAKVALPIITFYFLNFGDKPLSLEPLPFLREWPIVDNAEERVLEVKKRQLIAQCKDLIHTVSDVEGEVLFAEKVEFIHNMVLNFLHLPDINERLSSIAGRSFHPVKVLFKANIGQIRSLIHLHRLMYIKPYLQQWILGSLYYAHSIEVRDDTAEIEALDELEDIITQQFKMWSFSHAMEYLFGIPQIESFLELACRCDLALYISQKHPDYNSSKLDEIAPRWKMLFRVRQQGTFVIDEKETEYGMKSDWRLGRHLGLLSSQGKDRTREESVSFSRRPTVYSEPHSIDYAKKKNRISGKFKKLFRRE, via the exons ATGGACGCGCTGAATACCATTTCGCTAGCTGGAAATGCCGTCCAGTTCGTTGAATATGCGATTATTGCGGCGACGAAGGCTGCTCAGATCTACCACAGCCCAAATGGCaaattaaaagaagatgctgagctGGAATTAATTGTCAATGATGTTGAATCTTCTCTGCAAAACATCCATTCATCTGAGGATGCCAGCCAAGCGATTTCTGTTTCAGATAAAACTATGAACGGCCTCATCGAGCAATGCGTTTCAATAGCCAAAGAAATCAAGGGCATTATTAACGGGTGCAGCGCCAAATCGGCGGGTGTCTTGCATGCCATCAGTAAAACTGCCCAAAGACTCTCCAAGCAATCCGAGTTGATGGAGCTTCGCAGCAGACTACTCATTTTACGTAGCGAAGTATCCAGTCATCTGATAATGCTTATTAG GCAAGAACAGCTAAAACTTGGAGAGGTTTTACAAACTGTTGTAACATCAAATGAAGACATGCTTCAAAATATCAACGACAAATACACCGAGGTTATGAAATACCTTAAATCGATCTCACAGCAAAAACAACCAAACATGGCGTCTACCGCAACCTCCAGCGATAGAAAAAGCGGCCACAGATCTTCCGAGAAGGAATTCAAGTCAATTCAAAAAGATAGGGAATCCAGGATTAAGGATGTCTTTACAATGAGTGTTATGCAGGGGCCATTTGACGCCATTTTAGACGATATAGAGCGGCGCGGTATACAGAAGCGAGAGAGCATCTTACAAACTCTGAACTTTAACCAATTACACGAGCGAGAACTTGCAGTCGGTGAAGCGCATGAAGGCACAGCAACGTGGATTTTTGATGAGACCAAGCCGACCAACTTCGTGAATTGGCTTCAGAAGAGCAATGGCATATACTGGATTACAGGGAAAGCCGGATCTGGGAAGTCAACTCTCATGAAGTTCCTTACGGATCACCCTAAGACGTTACAATACCTGACGGAGTGGGCAAATGGCAATGACCTTATAGTTGCTAAGCACTATTTCTGGAGTCCGGGCACGACTATGCAAAAGTCGCAAGACGGGCTTTTCagagctcttcttcaccagATTTTGGGGCAGCGCCCGGAATTGATTCCTACAGTATGCGCCGATCGTTGGAATGCTCCTCATTATGAACGTTCTTACCCGTGGACTCTGAAGCAGCTAGCGGAAGCGTTTCAACGATTAGGTGACCTAGACAAAGTTCGGTGGAAAATATGCCTTTTCATCGATGGTCTCGATGAGTACGATGGCGAACCTACAGATGTAATAGACATTATCCACAAAATTGGCGAGTCAGACAATATTAAAATATGTATATCCAGCCGGCCATGGATCGAGTTTTCTGATGCATTTGGGGGCAACCAGCCGAAACTAGAACTGCAAGATTTCACGCGCGAGGATATCCAAAAATTCATCAAGGGCACGCTGCAAAGTGACGACAAATTCAACCAGCTTCGCAGACGTGATAAAACTGCAGCCGATGGACTTGTGTTGAGCATAACAGAGAAAGCGGATGGCGTGTTCCTTTGGGTCTTTCTGGTTGTTCGCTCCCTCCTACGCGGGCTGCGCAACGAAGATGACATCTTGGATCTTGAGCGGCGTTTGGGTCAGCTGCCAGATGATCTGTACAAATTCTTCGATAACATGCTCAGTATAATCGAGGATGTGTATAGAGAAAGGGTGTCTCGACTGTTCCTCACCATGACTTCTGCCAAAGTGGCGCTGCCAATCATTACGTTCTACTTTTTGAACTTTGGTGAtaagcctctctctctcgagcCGCTGCCATTCCTGAGAGAATGGCCAATCGTTGACAATGCAGAAGAAAGGGTTTTGGAGGTGAAGAAGCGGCAGCTGATTGCCCAATGCAAAGACTTGATCCATACCGTCTCCGATGTCGAAGGTGAAGTGCTTTTTGCCGAGAAAGTTGAGTTTATACATAACATGGTTCTCAATTTTCTACACTTGCCAGATATAAACGAGAGGCTATCTAGTATTGCTGGCAGAAGCTTTCATCCGGTCAAAGTTCTTTTCAAGGCGAATATAGGTCAAATCAGATCTCTGATCCACCTCCATCGGCTGATGTACATAAAGCCATATCTCCAGCAATGGATATTAGGCAGTCTATACTATGCTCATTCGATTGAAGTAAGGGATGATACCGCAGAGATAGAGGCTCTGGATGAGCTTGAAGACATTATAACGCAGCAGTTCAAGATGTGGAGCTTCTCCCATGCCATGGAATATCTGTTTGGTATCCCGCAGATCGAGTCCTTCCTGGAGCTGGCCTGCAGATGTGATCTTGCGCTGTATATCAGCCAAAAGCACCCAGATTACAATTCGAGTAAGCTGGATGAGATTGCGccaagatggaagatgttATTCAGGGTTCGACAGCAGGGTACTTTTGTGATtgacgaaaaagaaacggaATATGGTATGAAGAGTGACTGGAGATTGGGTCGGCATCTTGGCCTCCTCTCGTCACAAGGAAAAGACAGAACGAGAGAGGAATCGGTGAGTTTTTCAAGACGACCGACGGTTTATTCAGAGCCTCACAGCATTGACtacgccaagaagaagaaccggATATCTGGAAAGTTCAAGAAGCTTTTCCGGCGAGAGTAG
- a CDS encoding uncharacterized protein (EggNog:ENOG41), which produces MPGKVGSREEWLAARKTLLEKEKEYTHQGDILAAERRELPMVKIDKEYVFHGPGNKSLSLSDLFDGQEQLIVYHFMFDPKDDRGCPGCTHMGESLPDVRHLKSKDTNLVAISRAPIDKIEAYKKLAGWKFPWYSSGDSDFNYDFHASLDEAVAPKEYNFEALKETDARFKPSFKGDIPGFSVFLKKDGNVYHTYSTFMRGGEKVQPTLTLLDMTPLGRRLVSPGDFKLREEYGT; this is translated from the exons ATGCCAGGCAAA GTTGGCAGTCGTGAAGAGTGGCTTGCCGCTCGGAAGACTCTTctcgagaaagagaaagaatacACGCACCAAGGAGACattcttgctgctgagcgaCGGGAGCTCCCCATGGTCAAGATAGACAAGGAGTATGTGTTCCACGGCCCCGGCAACAAGTCACTTTCTCTCAGCGACCTCTTTGATGGTCAAGAGCAACTTATCGTTTACCACTTCATGTTCGACCCCAAGGACGATCGCGGATGCCCTGGATGCACTCACATGGGCGAATCGCTCCCCGACGTGCGTCATCTCAAGTCAAAGGACACCAACCTCGTCGCCATCTCTCGTGCGCCGATAGACAAGATCGAAGCGTACAAGAAGCTCGCCGGATGGAAATTTCCGTGGTATTCCAGTGGCGACTCTGACTTCAACTACGACTTCCACGCCAGCTTGGATGAAGCAGTAGCTCCCAAAGAGTACAACTTTGAGGCGCTCAAAGAGACTGACGCCAGATTCAAGCCATCGTTCAAGGGCGACATTCCCGGATTCAGCGTCTTTTTGAAGAAGGACGGCAATGTGTATCACACGTATTCAACCTTCatgagaggaggagaaaaggTCCAGCCGACGCTGACTTTGCTGGACATGACGCCTTTGGGCAGACGACTTGTTTCGCCTGGTGACTTTAAGCTACGAGAAGAGTATGGAACGTAG
- a CDS encoding uncharacterized protein (EggNog:ENOG41): MGDASVLKNPFEDLTAELGDLSLHQEEQGSSVHAANTEEDDDGPRPPNLIRQTGDPLEVLAVCPRDREVNYSLKWYYLPDAFEDTADYLICTRCHADHIKGTSLEVQFKQIEWPNGDIAVCRFWLPRVKDVLWPEAIQTNNVNALREYMTKRLQIKSCPGQEITEDVEDRTVYGLMDNEIAGFAACEACYEDYVVGTGFESNFGTYSEIAPRWNCDLSIPYILELVAPMAKHTNWNGFINGAIRRLQLPACIGEQTRSDAIVWYLPKDYDIESFQVCETCYLDKLALTSFKRDFQRFSDDLDPELWCCGLADRNISTTIALDAALVIRRDFETFAKAKQTICSLVPCTADGIVYGNWWTLEGYDDKFNICEACFAGVVQIRALDHFFQLSERDSSNAYVCDFCFASPRFGQYITKFAEMLDRGVFDYFSEFVMTFAGVPACPKVKGYGKSRWWGYPEAQFCQECYLDFVAHTPLANSLPLNGEYIEEIKLCHVWSPRMRSLWLEVCEAGEPGSEESDAALEEFKKFCVQRLRIYHATISEIEVIKALQNIKKQNAFNHSLLSIQYQGMDGMASILGNTDGYRYGSNSLGWFDTRYGAQSKQHWNSFMSDLSASNQTDDWMRIAQLGALWKKVE, encoded by the coding sequence ATGGGAGACGCATCAGTCCTGAAGAATCCATTTGAGGATCTCACTGCGGAATTGGGCGACCTAAGTCTACATCAAGAAGAGCAGGGCTCGTCTGTACACGCTGCGAAtactgaagaagatgacgatggtcCGCGACCGCCTAATTTAATCCGACAGACTGGAGATCCGCTGGAGGTCCTCGCAGTATGTCCCAGAGACAGGGAAGTCAACTACTCGCTCAAGTGGTACTACCTACCGGATGCATTCGAAGATACGGCAGACTACTTGATATGCACCAGATGTCACGCCGATCACATCAAAGGAACATCCCTCGAAGTCCAATTTAAGCAAATAGAGTGGCCAAATGGCGACATTGCCGTCTGCCGATTTTGGCTTCCGCGCGTGAAGGACGTTCTTTGGCCCGAAGCCATTCAAACAAACAACGTGAATGCACTACGTGAATACATGACCAAGCGCTTACAGATTAAGTCTTGTCCGGGGCAAGAAATCACCGAAGACGTTGAAGACAGGACAGTCTATGGCCTGATGGACAATGAAATCGCGGGCTTTGCCGCATGTGAAGCCTGTTACGAGGATTACGTAGTTGGAACCGGCTTTGAGTCCAATTTCGGGACTTATTCTGAAATAGCTCCAAGATGGAACTGTGATCTGAGCATCCCATACATTTTGGAATTAGTTGCTCCAATGGCCAAGCATACTAACTGGAATGGCTTTATAAATGGCGCAATTCGACGGCTTCAGCTTCCGGCGTGCATAGGCGAGCAGACACGCTCTGATGCTATTGTGTGGTACTTGCCAAAAGACTACGACATTGAAAGCTTTCAAGTCTGCGAGACGTGTTACCTAGATAAACTAGCATTGACCTCCTTCAAGAGGGACTTTCAGCGTTTCTCTGATGATCTGGATCCAGAGCTGTGGTGCTGTGGGTTGGCGGATCGAAACATCTCAACAACAATAGCACTAGATGCGGCTCTCGTTATTAGAAGGGACTTTGAGACGTTTGCAAAGGCTAAGCAAACAATTTGCAGTCTCGTGCCTTGCACAGCAGACGGCATCGTCTACGGCAACTGGTGGACCCTGGAGGGATACGACGACAAGTTCAACATATGCGAGGCATGTTTCGCCGGAGTTGTCCAAATAAGAGCCTTGGATCACTTCTTCCAGCTGTCGGAGCGCGATTCTTCCAATGCCTACGTGTGTGACTTTTGCTTTGCGAGCCCACGCTTTGGTCAGTACATTACCAAGTTTGCGGAGATGCTTGACCGCGGAGTCTTTGACTATTTCTCGGAGTTCGTTATGACTTTTGCTGGCGTGCCTGCTTGTCCCAAGGTCAAGGGTTACGGCAAATCCAGGTGGTGGGGATATCCAGAGGCACAATTCTGTCAAGAATGCTATCTCGATTTTGTGGCCCATACGCCGTTGGCGAACTCACTGCCTCTGAACGGGGAATACATAGAAGAGATAAAGCTCTGCCATGTATGGTCACCGCGGATGCGTAGTCTATGGCTCGAAGTTTGCGAGGCAGGCGAGCCAGGATCCGAAGAATCGGACGCAGCCCTGGAAGAGTTCAAGAAGTTTTGCGTGCAGAGACTTCGAATATATCATGCAACGATTTCGGAGATTGAAGTCATAAAAGCTCTgcaaaatataaagaaacaaaacgccTTCAATCATAGCCTACTTAGCATTCAGTATCAAGGTATGGATGGAATGGCGTCTATCTTAGGGAACACAGACGGATACAGATATGGCAGTAATAGCCTTGGGTGGTTCGATACGAGATATGGAGCTCAGTCGAAGCAGCATTGGAATAGTTTTATGAGCGATCTGTCAGCTTCAAATCAGACAGATGATTGGATGCGTATCGCACAGCTAGGGGCGCTTTGGAAGAAGGTGGAATAG